A window of Staphylococcus sp. 17KM0847 contains these coding sequences:
- the ypdA gene encoding bacillithiol disulfide reductase YpdA yields the protein MKTVESIIIGGGPCGLSAAIEQQKKGIETLIIEKGNVVEALYHYPTHQTFFSSSDKLSIGDVPFIVEELKPRRNQALVYYREVVKHHNLKVNTFEEVLTVRKIEDHFTITTTKDVYQCRFLTIATGYYGQPNTLEVEGATLPKVMHYFKEAHPYFNQNVVVIGGKNSAVDAAIELEKANANVTVIYRGSEYSSSVKPWILPNFDSLVRRGNIDMHFDSHVTAITEDTVTFEKNGVKQTIANDFVFAMIGYHPDYDFLSAVGIDINTNEYGTAPVYNRDTYETNIENCYIAGVIAAGNDANTIFIENGKYHGVAIAQDILTKKQSPLES from the coding sequence ATGAAAACAGTTGAAAGCATCATTATTGGTGGCGGTCCGTGCGGTTTAAGTGCAGCAATTGAACAACAAAAAAAGGGGATTGAAACATTAATTATCGAAAAAGGAAATGTGGTGGAAGCACTCTATCATTATCCAACACATCAAACTTTTTTCTCATCAAGTGACAAATTAAGTATTGGCGATGTTCCTTTTATCGTAGAAGAGTTAAAACCACGTCGCAATCAAGCTTTGGTCTATTATCGTGAAGTGGTTAAACATCATAACCTCAAAGTGAATACATTTGAAGAAGTATTAACAGTACGAAAAATAGAAGATCACTTTACAATTACAACGACTAAAGATGTCTATCAATGTCGTTTCTTGACCATTGCAACAGGCTATTATGGTCAACCTAATACGTTAGAAGTAGAAGGAGCCACACTTCCAAAAGTTATGCATTATTTTAAAGAGGCACACCCTTATTTCAATCAGAATGTCGTCGTTATTGGCGGAAAAAACTCTGCAGTTGATGCGGCCATAGAACTTGAAAAAGCAAATGCAAATGTGACTGTTATTTATCGTGGTTCTGAATATTCATCTTCTGTTAAACCTTGGATATTACCCAACTTTGATTCACTCGTACGCAGAGGAAATATTGATATGCATTTTGATAGTCATGTCACAGCAATCACTGAAGATACAGTAACTTTTGAGAAAAATGGTGTAAAACAAACAATTGCTAATGATTTTGTATTTGCAATGATCGGTTATCATCCAGATTATGACTTTTTATCAGCCGTTGGAATAGACATTAATACGAACGAATATGGTACAGCACCTGTTTATAACAGAGATACTTATGAAACAAATATCGAAAACTGTTATATTGCTGGCGTTATTGCTGCAGGTAATGACGCAAACACTATCTTTATTGAAAATGGCAAGTACCATGGTGTCGCGATTGCTCAAGACATATTAACGAAAAAACAAAGTCCACTAGAATCATAA